The following coding sequences are from one Triticum dicoccoides isolate Atlit2015 ecotype Zavitan chromosome 4A, WEW_v2.0, whole genome shotgun sequence window:
- the LOC119289103 gene encoding UDP-glucose 6-dehydrogenase 2-like has translation MVKICCIGAGYVGGPTMAVIALKCPDVEVVVVDISEARIAGWNSDRLPIYEPGLDDVVKRCRGRNLFFSTDVERYVGEADVVFVSVNTPTKTRGLGAGKAADLTYWESAARMIADVSRSDKIVVEKSTVPVKTAEAIEKILAHNDRGVRYQILSNPEFLAEGTAVRDLFAPDRVLIGGRETPEGQAAVKVLKGVCARWVPEDRIITTNLWSAELSKLAANAFLAQRISSVNAISALCEATGADVAEVACSIGKDSRIGPRFLSASVGFGGSCFQKDILNLVYICECYGLPEVAEYWRQVIGINDYQKSRFVNRVVSSMFNTVAGKKVAVLGFAFKKDTGDTRETPAIDVCRGLLGDKAVVSIYDPQVTEEQVRRDLAMRKFDWDHPRHLQPVGEPGDQQPVAVTTDAYEAARDAHAVCILTEWEDFRSLDYRRMYDVMQKPAFVFDGRNIVDPEKLRDIGFIVYAIGKPLDQWLKDMPAVA, from the coding sequence ATGGTGAAGATCTGCTGCATCGGCGCGGGCTACGTGGGTGGCCCGACGATGGCGGTGATCGCGCTCAAGTGCCCGgacgtggaggtggtggtggtggacatCTCCGAGGCGCGCATCGCCGGCTGGAACAGCGACCGCCTCCCCATCTACGAGCCCGGCCTGGACGACGTCGTCAAGCGCTgccgcggccgcaacctcttcttcAGCACCGACGTGGAGCGGTACGTGGGCGAGGCggacgtcgtcttcgtctccgtcaACACCCCCACCAAGACCCGCGGCCTCGGCGCCGGCAAGGCCGCCGACCTCACCTACTGGGAGAGCGCCGCGCGCATGATCGCCGACGTCTCCCGCTCCGACAAGATCGTGGTCGAGAAGTCCACCGTGCCCGTCAAGACCGCGGAGGCCATCGAGAAGATCCTCGCCCACAACGACCGCGGCGTCCGCTACCAGATCCTGTCCAACCCGGAGTTCCTCGCCGAGGGCACCGCCGTGCGGGACCTCTTCGCGCCCGACCGCGTCCTCATCGGCGGCCGCGAGACCCCCGAGGGCCAGGCCGCCGTGAAGGTCCTCAAGGGCGTGTGCGCGCGCTGGGTCCCCGAGGACCGCATCATCACCACCAACCTCTGGTCGGCCGAGCTGTccaagctcgccgccaacgccttcCTCGCGCAGCGCATCTCCTCCGTCAACGCCATCTCCGCGCTGTGCGAGGCCACCGGCGCTGACGTCGCCGAGGTGGCCTGCTCCATCGGCAAGGACTCGCGCATCGGCCCGCGCTTCCTCTCCGCCAGCGTCGGCTTCGGCGGCTCCTGCTTCCAGAAGGACATCCTCAACCTCGTCTACATCTGCGAGTGCTACGGCCTCCCCGAGGTGGCAGAGTACTGGCGGCAGGTCATCGGCATCAACGACTACCAGAAGAGCCGCTTCGTCAACCGCGTCGTCTCCTCCATGTTCAACACCGTCGCGGGGAAGAAGGTGGCCGTGCTGGGGTTCGCCTTCAAGAAGGACACGGGCGACACGCGCGAGACGCCGGCCATCGACGTGTGCCGGGGCCTGCTCGGGGACAAGGCCGTCGTCAGCATCTACGACCCGCAGGTGACGGAGGAGCAGGTGCGGCGCGACCTCGCCATGAGAAAGTTCGACTGGGACCACCCGCGGCACCTGCAGCCCGTGGGCGAGCCCGGCGATCAGCAGCCGGTCGCCGTCACGACGGACGCGTACGAGGCCGCCCGCGACGCGCACGCCGTCTGCATCCTGACCGAGTGGGAGGACTTCAGGAGCCTCGACTACAGGCGCATGTACGACGTCATGCAGAAGCCGGCTTTCGTCTTCGACGGCCGCAACATCGTCGACCCGGAGAAGCTCCGGGACATCGGATTCATCGTCTACGCCATTGGCAAGCCGCTTGATCAGTGGCTCAAGGACATGCCAGCCGTCGCCTGA